gacaatgttgattgtgcaaatgttgcagatactcttcaGTCAGTCCACAAGAGGTTGTTGGTTTTATTCAACACTGTTAAAGCcatggtgaaaaaaatgctcatCCATTTTATCTCTGTGACCTTATTTTTGAATAAGGGAATATCAGTGCTATCCCGAGACACTTTAGAATGTAATAACACAACAGTATCAAAAAGGCAATAGTCTGTTTAACAATATAAAATCCAATATGGTTTTATGTCCAAACTGAGCAACTTGGGCCTCCTCGACAGAGATTTCACAGcgtgacaattaaaaaaagggaCCACAACATCATGCTGCTTTGCGTGGTTAACACAAAACCAAGCCTGCCAACTGCATGAATTTACATTAACAACTTCTTTTACATACCCAAATGCTATCATATTCAAAGGGTAACAATTTGGCACACCCTAATGTAAATTTAGCGGTTATTCTTCACAGAAACCGCCATGACAAGATCTGTCCAGAGAAAGAACAACTTGCATCATCAGACAAGTTCAGTTGTGacgtatattaaaaaaatctattttttgtttgtcaccTATATGTCATTTTGGTTACCACCACTCCATTGCATTGTTTCATTTCATGATGTTGTGATTTAACCGAGAAGAATGAATGTGAATTTCACAGGTGaagaagaataaaacaaattctCATTTTGTGCACTTCCTTGCTCAAGTTCTTCCGACATGGAACTAGGTGTtctattcatcaatttgtttctCCAAAGTAATTTTTGTTCTTTCATACTCAGGGCAAATCtgcatgttgttttattttaattcattcatcggTTAGTGCATTTGCTAGCCCGCTTTGCTTGATCTAGCTGTAGGAATGTGACTTCACCCAATAATGGCAcctattgtaaaatgtaaattgaaAGATTATACAGGGGGCTCCACAAGTGACTTGCGTTGTATTTCCAGTTTGTACATGAGTCTGAATCCAACCAACGACCACCCTCTAttatgtcagcatttttcacaTTATGTAAATTGGTAGAAagatgtgtgcgtgcatgcatgtgtgagaGAGCGAGACATTGCTCAGTTATAAGTAGGGGGGAAAAGAgcctaccaaaaaaaaatttgaaaaataaaacatagcaTTGGACTTTTTGTCAGCATATCTACAGTTCAACGGTAGTAGTGTTCGGCATAATTCAACTGATGTACTCCAAATGCAAATGCTTTCACACTTGCCAGAACTCTAGAATCCGGCAATTAACCTGGGCTAGCTCAGCCAGTATTTGGAATAGTTTGGCATATGCTTGTTCATTTTGGACTGCTCTGAATGTCAtctttggaaatgttttaaCCATGGCGTCCTATCAAATACGATGAACAACGCAGACCGCATCCCAGTGACACAATACATCAGATGCCTAAAGACCTAAGGTGGTATAAACTGCTTTCCTCTCTGTGCAAATCAGTGGAACGGTGTCCAGCATTAGAGCTGCCATGTCCAGCGATGGCCTCTCCTCGCTCTGACAACGACCCGGCCACTCATCGAAGCACCGCGCAGCCAAGGCTGACCCCGGACTTGCATGCGAAGATATGCGCTGCACAATTCGGCCGCTTTCCCAGGCTTCTGTGATACATTCCTACGTatgaatttgacattttttactcAAGACAATTGACCTGTTCATGTGTCTGAGTCTTCGGACTATGGTGGACACAGTAAATGTGCTTAGGTTTGTCTGCACTCGCTGCATTCCCGCTTTGCTCATTGTCAAACCGTGGACAAGAACATTGGTCTACAAATGTTGCCTGTGTCGAATCGGAAATGCGCAATTGTTCTTTGTTATACCtcctctctcctcttcctcctcaaccACCACTTACTCTGCTTGTGTCTCTCTGATTGTCTTGAtctatacagtgaaacctcaacAACCATGTTGTTTATGTTGTCAAGTGAGTTTCACTTCTGCTACCTGTGTTTATCATTATGCAACCCAAGTGCATCAGagtggaaaatgtgtttgtgtaacTAGGTGAAAAGTGCTTAAGGTTCTACCTTAAAGGGTGACCAATTCAATAAGTGGGTTGAGCACACACAGCATTTGGTTCGCACAAcagggttttgtgttttagcaatcGAGAAGTGCTGTCACCATACTGGTATTTCAAAACTGCTACAGCGTTGGCTCACTCATTAGATGGTCTGTGCTGCCACTTAGTGGCAACATTGCAAGTTGACCCATCGCCGATGTTTGTGTCTGTAGAATTACAACAGTGCAGTTTACGGCGTCTCCCTTGGACCAAAGCATGACACATGAGGGTTAAACCGATTGCGTCATGCACTGCATGAGTCTCCCGGTGCTCAGGTGTGAATCAGCTCATCTATCAAACTTTACTATGTCAAAGCAtccattgtttgttttaaaatttcttGTAGCTTTTTGTCAAGTAATATGATGCCAACATTTCTTGGGATTGAATATCCAATTTAAAGGCTATTATtgcttttttatgtattttacagAAACATGGCATCCCTGTGTTTCTattgaaaaaaagattcaagTGAGAGTATGTCCACTTGATGAAGCCTCCGAATGCCTGCTGTACAGGAAGGAGAAGCAGCAGTGTCATAGTACAGTTCACCATTAAGCACAGGCCAACATATGAGACGATTGATGGTTAAATGTGTTGAGACTTGAGATGTTCTGTTtgtgattccttttttttcctcacttatTTCTTTTGGTGCCATTTCAtacatcacacaaaaaaagaacttgCATCTTTCAAAGGTGAAACATCCTGtttactatatacagtatttctagCTACCTTTCTATCAGAAGCCAGTGGCTATTctcatatttgttttgactCAAAAATAATTACTGACTGTGCTTCCGTCGTCCATCAAATTCTCTCCAATCAACCAtagcaccatcttgtggccttATTTGGTATTTCCACCTTACTCGAATGCGCTAACGGAtgaaaaacgaaaacaaaacaacataaaaataaattaaaacaaaaaacacgcaCGGTTTCTTAACTCCGTCGCACCAACACCACGAATTCGTTTCCGATATCCTTCACACCGCTCACAAGTTGTTGGTGTACAGGTCCTGTATTTTGCGATGTTTAGCAAACTAGCTGACGGAAGTCGAGCTCTTTTGTCTGTCCTTCTGTCACGGCAGCGCGCGCACGCGAACGTGCTCGATGCGCAGGTGTGCTCAGCTAGCTTGTGGCGCGAGAGGAACTCGTGGTTCTCCTTCACatgataaaatgttttgttaaccCTCTAGGTTTATAAGTCACCTTAACTTTTGTTTGTTACTCTGAAGAAAGCGTCGTGTGAAGAGGAGAAAATAGGTTAGCATCTGACTTCTAGGTGCCATTTCAGACGGCTATATTAACTACTTTCAACAACAACGAAGGTAGCATTTATGGCACATACAACCGGAGGCAAAGTCGTTATGGAGGAGTTTTTTAAAACGGTAAGACTGCagttactgtttttttaaattgtattcttattcttattattttttcgtTTGTGACTTCCAGCTGTCTtgtcaatactgtatgtgcaggtAGGGGAGCTGAGGAGCCTCATACAAAAGATGTCCTGTCAAGTGGACGAAGTGGAAGAAAGACAAAGTACTCTTCTTGCTTCCTCCAACCCAGACAAGAgtacgttgtgtgtgtgtgtgtgtgtgtgtgtgtgcgtgcgtgtgcgcgcgcgtgtgcgtgtgcgtgcgcgcgcgcgcgttttGCCCCCACATTTGATCTTCATCTCAAAGTCAACATGCAGTACAGCCTTCAATCAAAGACTTGTTGACATCTACTTATTTGTTgccaaaaaagaaagcatttgTCCTCTGTTCTGCATTTGTCCACAGTGTAACGCTTGTTGGAAATTAGTTGGTGCTATAGGCATTCTCGTCTTAACATACTTGAAACACACTCACCGAATTGCATGATAATCATTTCCACTCGATTTTTCTGTCATGGTTGGTGTGCTATTCTCAGAATGCAGAGATGAGTTGGAGTTGCTTAATAACAAAATCAAGACTGATGCGAACTTGTTCCGAGCCAAGTTAAAAAGTAGGTAAATTTTTTGCTTTTAGTAGACTACAGTATATCCTGCAGTTGTGGAATATATTGAATGAATATAATTCAGTGCTGTAAACATGTATTTGTTGACATATGGTCTCAAGCACATAAAATGAGGCCAATAAATCCATGTGCTAAACAAAGTCTCAATATTTAAGTATGCACAAAGGTTGGTACTGAACAAGGACGCGGCTTCAGCAATAATATACTGGTGCATCTTATTATTATAGAAAAggtcattcatttcagtggtttgattcaaaaagtgaaattgatGTTACACACAGGAAacactgtattaaaaatatatatttttttgatctAATCTAttttcttgagatggtgaatgGCCCGGTGGTgcgattaatttatttattacaaataggCCAGGTGCACACTTAACTAAGTTACGAGCAACAGTGTACAGCAGACTGTGTGCTTTAGTGATCGCCCCCATTCCAATAATAACTTCTCCTGAACGTCTATTGTCCCTTCTGCCAGCACACACACTTGACTCGCTGCTTTGCTGAGCTCATGACGAGTCACCACAACACACAAGGTGGCCTTCAGAGAGAAATGCAAAGGCCACATTAAGAGACAGCTGCAGATTGGTGAGTCTGGGAAAACATTCCCCATTCCCTTTTAGCAGTCCCACCTTACAGATTTGAGTTAAAAGCTCTCATTAGTTGGGGTTTTCAAAAACAACTCTGCATTACCTTTGACAATCAGTGATGTTATTGATGTGCATGATGGCActggacaaaggtattgggacacagAGTCCTACTACTTTAAATGTGAGTCACCTAATTATGTAACTTTGggtgtacagtgttcccccacaAATTCTCTACTCGCATATTCATCTATTCGCAGAGTTTTTTGGGGTCCCTATCCTCAATTGTTTGCTGAAAAATTCACTAATTTGCTGTTTAtatgctcaggccaaagccctgtcgaGTACAAAActattactttggcgccatcttgtggcatcttggtgttaAAGACCTTCACATACAATAAAGTGACTGCATATTCACGGTTGGGCATTTgtaaattcacctattcactgattttgtttgggggggtggggggcgaaACAACTATGCACAGAAacccttgcttttttttttttttttttaacctgagcccaattttttttcaattcggcatttggtttttttcatggcaatttTGAGGGCACATCAATTATAAGTGGATTTTTGGTATACACCATCTGGCTTGTTCCCTGTATGTTCTTTTCCTCACAGCTGTTagtgttaattgaagactctaaattgtcaataggtgtgaatgtgagtgttggTTTCTGTCCATATGTGACTGGCTAGCAACCAGTCAAGAGTgcacccagcctctcgcccaaaatcagctgggattggctccagctcaccagcgtccctaatgaggacaaccaATCTATACTGTAAAATGTATGGAGATGTTTTAGCCAAATGTTGAGTCTCTTGTGACTTTCGGTCAGAGTGATTTAGGATGACTGCGCTTCACACCAAGCTGAGCTCCACTGGTGCAATCTTCTTGTCTTCCTCCCATCTATGAGCTAAGCTGAGATAAGggtagagaaaaaaacaaaacataaattaaagtTAGATTCGATGGCTCAAGATTAGATTTTAATAAGATCCTCAGTGTCACACTATAATAACAGGAGAAAGCACTAACATTGCTCTTGGCTGTATCAAAGTgttattttgtcaaaaatataacaatacagtatTAGTTGCGACAAAGTTTTAATCATGCACCCTTACctgctttttttcttgctccctttccttcctcctcctcttctcagcttccaccatgCTGAAAAACTGCTCAGGAGTCTGCTCTCGCTCCGCCGCGTCTCGGCTCTGCTCGGACCGACTCCTTTCCTTCAGTCGTAGCTCCTTCTGACGAGCCTCCAGGAGCTTCTCGTGCTTGGCCTCGCGCTCAAACATCTGCACACGCACAATTGACACAAGAATGCTTTGTGTTCTTCCGGAGtgccaccacagaagggtacAGATGATgtcaagaagaaaaacatggtgatatCCATAGAtccctgttggatttatcttacccaacattataaaaaatagacacaaaaggaatgaagacgctggtttctttttctcatgaggagggcgtatgggagattgttcagatcacagcctctcaacacgctctaaccaatctctcccgtcgctcctgcatttatttgaaaataggagggtttttcccagacataatgttctaaacaataagacacaacacaaaacattggaccaacacctgtcacgtccccgaccacatccgatcacgtccttggtccaggcgcccttccatcggatgatgctgagtcatcttttcgaaggcgagacatctaaaatcgtccataatactaatgcaagctaagcaaataaatgataacttctagaatatatttaacatttccctcctgtttatcatgtatttgcacaaattctcatatcatcttacagtcacttcatttcgatttttaattgtagaatcatttttatgaaacaaatacatttacactcagagtaaacttgtcatacatgaatgttgtagtttaaacatcgtaatcacctggatcaggaaacaaatcaggtaaaacaacatcatcatcatcatcgtcattattatcaacctccaataaaggataaatctgctccatacggttccatgtgggttatggctgtggtgattaatttactgattaatgcccgaatgcatgggatacaacaacatccacacaatgtcagaatggctgcaaaaacagcaattgatatcaatattggtgaaattagggttttatatttaccaaaaacgtccattcagctgtttcacaaggagtgttgattgagggtccgtagaccatcgatggctctggtcaagctgccatctgaagcagtattgtttgttctccaaacataccgcaaacacctccctctcttgcgaggagcatgtcgacagctatgcggtctttggaacgtccttgagctgctcgtgcacagcttccaacccactctgagtccaatttcctaatctctgtacattgaagtggatatagtttatcccatcaacatttttattaatcgtacaccaacagcatatgaagtattcaaatcctcctgcaacttggtcagctaatttgtattgattaggaaccccacgaggaacaccatgtatgttttatgttggataattttgcctctgccaggataaatctcttttttgtcaagtatgtccaaaacacacaaggaatttgtctccggtagttggagccgctctagtacaacagacagtcaatttacagaacactttggagacataaagacattgacaaaaaataattgtgcaaaaagatgcagtcctctagcagcagtttgaatgactaatatcgcaatagtccggtgcaaagatcattgtgcaaagggcgctgagacttcaaggagtgtatgcggtttaaagtgacgagtagtgcgataatctgggacaatggttgtgcaaatgttgcagatgctcctcaatcagtgtgcaaatggaataatacaatcttgtgataattatgccggaactatgcgcaacaaaggcctgggacccatgcaaacaacacaatcttttctcgctacatttgctgcttgttccatcaatagtaaccaattgttattttgtcctgaaactcctgtgacaacaaggaaccaatcatcagtagttatgttgttaaccattaaaatttgtctacctttctttgaagttttcaatggcatttttggtttaacacggttcctataacacaatactacttggaagtggggatcttttccaccagaataggcccacaagctcactatcaaacacattgggtgacttgtatttcaatattaaactatgggccgttttgcttatgttaaacttctttctttgttcttttgctgttctttttgaccaactggaccaatcataacctgtttcaccaataaggtgtttccattcaaaacctatagttgcataccagtcatatctaaatccccaattctgcccattctcttgagcatcattggtgagagccgcatatggaattatgattaaagcagcttgattttgggggcacaaaatattaaaccgttttgccgcatttggaggccatgcccacaattttgatcatcagctgtactccttttgatacgagttaatgattcaaaaaaaaattttttattattattattgggttcgtcatattggtccagttggtaggtgattttctatctaaaaaatgggttttatcattgagggtgggacgtcccatgtaccacaaaaacaaaaccaacatcttagtagccaaagttgctacgtaacaacttatcgaatctcataaccaacgtgggtgtgcctttctgctgagttctcactaaaagggttggtgtcttttttcttcactgaccagcaagcgttttcagaatctacacatctgctcccgcttcgttatcagacttttgctcaccttccctgtttgagtactcagctgaaatgactcttacagtgtgttaaatgaacccacgtgtttctttctgctattttttagggctgtaaagtgtcaatctatctgtgccaccatccctccggttgagacgtgacacagcatgtctcaatatagcagcccatttgaatagtttttttttttttttttttttcctgtgctaatgtaaatttcattttgtagttttgcactttgtttttcccaataattgcgttcttgttgtggaatactcatattggctatcagtatagattgtaccatctttatttatcattagtttgcatgcctcgattaatgctactaattcNNNNNNNNNNNNNNNNNNNNGACTGATGAGCCAACtaacaaagcattctgggatttgtaatattagtggcgcatgtgctatatactgtcGGGCCAGCTctcatacacatttaatatggtcttgcgggccaaatataattacatcgtggcctgagtttgacatatttgGTCTACAGCCTCTCGGTCGTGATTCCACTTCACTGGCAGCACTATTCATGGTGTCCGCGCAGGAGCTCAAGGttcaaggtttttgtttttcaaggcagatgaattaaaataataatgttaaaaaaaaacaggccttGTTCAGACTATGTTTTGAAGCAAGTACCTTTCACATGTGAGGTGCACATGATCACCAATAAACGATGGTAACTTCCACTCCACTTGAGATTTACGTGACCAGCAAACCACGTACATCAGCTCCCTGACAAGCCAAGAAAGTACAACACAGAAGGTGTTTCCACCCGGTCTCAAACTGGGGACTTTTCACGTGTGAGGCGAaagtgataaccactacactatggaaactgtgGTGGCTGTAGTACCCAAAAGCAGACATGGAGTTATTATTTGACTAGCCCACCaacaagcagaattgaatatttacaaatgataagtcataatGTAGTATATTTAAGCATTGAAGTAAGAATTCCTTTGAGAGGACCAAGTGTTTTGAGCAGTtatcaagccaaccatcttttctttttatttctacaACAAAGGTATTCCTACGGCCATTTGTGCGTTTATTCGGGCCACCCTTGTCTTTTCGGACAATAACCTGTCTTTATTTTACAACAGGGGTTGGGGTCTTcaaagtatatataaatatacacagaGACAAGTCAAAGATGCTTGCAATACACAAGGACTaaagtattttacaattttgtataCCAAATGATTTGcataacaaatgcatggtctGCTCTGTGTAATATTTTGCAATTTCTCACTGTGCCCACCTGTAGTTAGGACTTGTCTGGATTTGCAGTTGTTGGTCCCTggtggtctagtggttaggaTTCAGCGCTCTCACCGCTGCGGCCCGGGTCCGATTCCCGGTCAGGGAACATTAATTCTTAAGCCTATTTGGTCAAGTGTTGTTCACCATTGACTATGGGTTGGGACAGTGGGTTGACCTGTGTTTGATCCTCTCTTAATGCACCCCTATGGTTGGCACaacccagtgcaaactgtaggccggtcccaaaccTGGATAAATGCGGAGGGAttcgtcaggaagggcatctggcttataACTTTGCTtgacaaatatgagcgttcatccaaagaatcccataccggatcggtcatgtcCCAGGTTAATAACATCCGGCACTGTTGACCTTcagggcaccggtggaaattcagctactatgGGTCGAAGACGGGTTtatattattttaccatggtgtagatgggaagatacATTTAGTAGGGGGTATTTTAAATGAAGAGTTAGctgagaatgtcttggaggtgaaaagaggatcagattgagtgatgaggctgaaacttgaaattgtgggtgttatgtataatgtgattagtggctatgccccacaggtaggatgtgacctagaggttaAAGAGAAATTCGGGATAGAACTCGACGAAgtcgttctgagcatcccagacagagagagtcgtgattggtgcagattgtaatggacatgttggtgagggaaacaggggtgatgaagaagtgatggataagtacggcatccaggaaaggaacttggagggacagatggcggtagactttgcaaaaaggatggaaatggctggagtgaacacttttttccagaagaggcaggaacatagggtgacctacaagagcacgcaggtggattacatcttgtgcagacaatgtaatctgaaggaggttacctactgtaaggtagtggtcggGGAGAGTGGGGCTAGACTGCAtcggatggtggtgtgtaagatgactctggtggtggggaggaagattaggaagacaaaggcagagcagagaaccatgtggtggaagctgagacaggaagagtgtCGTGCGGCTTTTTGGGAAGATTTGAGACGGGCTCTCTGTGGACAGCtttcagaagactggaccactacaaccAAAGTGattagagagacaggcaggagagtccTTGGTGTACCTTctgagaggagacttggtggcggaacctcacagtacaggaaatcatagaaggaaagaggttagcttaGAAGAAataagtgggacactgagaggaccgaggagaggcgaaaggaatacattgagatgcaacgtatggcaaaggtagaggtggcaaaggccaaataaCCTGGCATACGTCATATGATGACGTATGCCAGGTTGGCCACTgaagaaagagaaaatg
The sequence above is a segment of the Phyllopteryx taeniolatus isolate TA_2022b chromosome 15, UOR_Ptae_1.2, whole genome shotgun sequence genome. Coding sequences within it:
- the LOC133465168 gene encoding syntaxin-1A-like, with protein sequence MAHTTGGKVVMEEFFKTVGELRSLIQKMSCQVDEVEERQSTLLASSNPDKKCRDELELLNNKIKTDANLFRAKLKTSTMLKNCSGVCSRSAASRLCSDRLLSFSRSSF